The Papaver somniferum cultivar HN1 chromosome 6, ASM357369v1, whole genome shotgun sequence genome segment AACCTGGGGGAATAatctgagaattactagactgtcatGTACCTGCAGTGCAGAGGAGGAGTGCCCCAATCAGTGGAGTCTCAATATTTATTACTATTATAGTCATAGTAGTATTTAGCATGTGATAGGATGTCTTTAACAATTGTACTATATTGTTTAGATGTAGCCATCTGGGTGCATAATGGTCGTTAAATTAGATAAATTAGCCTAGTTATATATGATGGCTTTTGTATCGGAAGAGGAATCAATGAATGAATGAATCTTTAACTCTTTGGCTGTGTTCTCCTGAGCcagatttcttcatcttcttcttctcaattcGTCTAATCTTATCTCTTTATTCGTCCAATCTTCCCTGTCTATCTCTGATATTCTTCTTATCTACCGGATCTTGATACGAATTGTACTAAGAACAGTACatttggcatcagagccgtttcTATCCATGGCGGAGGTGGCTGTAAGGTGCGAATTAATGGATTTGCAGTTGAAGTATATTAAGTTTTCCTTGGATATGCCCTTACCAAATCGAGAAGTTAACCTTCAGATAACAGATATGATGATTACCATTACAAAGATGAAGTTGAATTCAATGATGGCACTCTCCAAATAAAAAAATCGACAATCATCTAGGCAACAGTTTGTTAAAGAAGTTGGGGTTATGGAGGAAATGAACAGTAAGGAAGGGAATTCTACAAATCCAACTCCAATTTCCGACCTAATTTGTGATTCTAATTCTCAAACTCCAATTCCAGATGATGTTGGATCTCAAATGTTCAAATCAATTTCCAGGGGTATTGAAGAGGAGTCTCTCGATTTTGAAGTGGTTCCGTCGTTTTTATTTGAGGAAAAAGAAAATTCAATTCCTACTgttattgatgaagaagatgaccttgaTTTGGAATTAATTCCTCCATTTTTCTTTGATGAGAACGAAGATGACGATTCACTTAATGGTATGAGCTTACAATTTGAAGAAGTTTCAAAACAAAAGCTAATTAGTTTCTCAAAGTTAAATCAAGTCAAGATTGATAAGGTAAATAATTCTTCCCCAGTTTTGTTCAACAATTTTGAGAAGAATTTCGATAATCTTAAATGCTTGAGGGAGTTTTTCATTCTAGACAACAAGGTAAACGGTATCAATtatttttatcttcatttgaaTGATGTTCGACCGCTATTTGACAGAGGTAAATATGTTATTGTCTTATCgatttcttatgagaatttggTAAATATATGGATTCCTAGCCTGGGGTACCAGTCAGATTTTCAGTATACACATTTGATTGTTAGTTCATGTGTTAATTCTGTTGAAATCCATGGTGAGACTAAGGTGTTTGTTCAAATGTCAGAGAAAGGCAAAATTGTGTTGGCTAGAATAGTTTCTTTTGATATGGCTTATCAGTTGATAGTTCAAATGCTTGTGATGCGGAGAGAATTAATTCTTCTTTTGCAGCTAAAGTGTGGTTTGTCTCATGAGAAGACAGTCCTACAACTTAACTCATTGGACAGTGTTCAGATCCCATTGGACAGTATTCATCGTGTCTTTAAGTTTGTCTTTAAGTTTGTCTCTTTCGATACGCTGCTTAACATTCTTCATGGGTCCTTGGAATTTCAAGTATTGCAACCTTGGATTCtcttatattatatatttttgttCTGTGGGGATCATGGTTCTTGTTTTTGTAGACATCTCAAGGTAACAGATATTCCAGCAACTAGGATGTATGCTTATGTGGTTCAGTTCTTAAATCCTGCTAGTAATTTTGTGTTATTACATTGCTATTTTCGTATGAGAACCAACACAATTATTGGAGATTGTTCTAGGCTTTCCAGAATGGATGTTTTCCTGCCTTATCCAATGCCTACATCTGTGATCTATGGAAGTGTTGCTACTTTAGGTGAAGGTATGCAAGTATATCGATATTCAGCTGATGTTCACTCTAGGTTTTATGCTAGACATAAATCTTATAGCTTATATCGACTATTGAGTCTAATTTACCAAACCATGGAAGTCTATATCAAGTTTCAGTTCTATGTCAGAGTATTGGAAACTCATAGATGGTTCACTGTGGATTATACTCTACATGCGCTGCGAGTGGAGATTTTATTGAGCTGTGAATGAGTTTCGGCAGTTTTCTGGAGTGTGAGAATTTCCTTGGCGCAACTGTTAGATTTGTGGCTCTCACCAACAATGATTTCTGGTTGGGAAAAATCTCTCGCGATAGGAGTTAACTTGCT includes the following:
- the LOC113289406 gene encoding uncharacterized protein LOC113289406, whose product is MEEMNSKEGNSTNPTPISDLICDSNSQTPIPDDVGSQMFKSISRGIEEESLDFEVVPSFLFEEKENSIPTVIDEEDDLDLELIPPFFFDENEDDDSLNGMSLQFEEVSKQKLISFSKLNQVKIDKVNNSSPVLFNNFEKNFDNLKCLREFFILDNKVNGINYFYLHLNDVRPLFDRGKYVIVLSISYENLVNIWIPSLGYQSDFQYTHLIVSSCVNSVEIHGETKVFVQMSEKGKIVLARIVSFDMAYQLIVQMLVMRRELILLLQLKCGLSHEKTVLQLNSLDSVQIPLDSIHRVFKFVFKFVSFDTLLNILHGSLEFQVLQPWILLYYIFLFCGDHGSCFCRHLKVTDIPATRMYAYVVQFLNPASNFVLLHCYFRMRTNTIIGDCSRLSRMDVFLPYPMPTSVIYGSVATLGEGMQVYRYSADVHSRFYARHKSYSLYRLLSLIYQTMEVYIKFQFYVRVLETHRWFTVDYTLHALRVEILLSCE